The Candidatus Methylomirabilota bacterium genome contains the following window.
CCGGGGCGATCGGATCAACGTGACCGAGCACCGCGCGGTGCTGCACGTGGCCCTGCGCGCGCTGCGGGACGCGTCGATCGTGGTGAATGGCGAGAACGTGATGCCGCGGGTGCACGCGGTGCTCAACAGGATGGCCGGGTTCGCCGAGTCCGTCCGGATCGGCTCGTGGCGGGGCTACACCGGCAAGCGGATCCGGAACGTGATCAACATCGGCATCGGGGGCTCTGACCTCGGACCGGTCATGGCCTACGAGGCGCTCCGCCACTGGAGCGCGCGCGCCATGACGTTCCGGTTCGTCTCGAACGTGGATGGCACCGACCTCGTCGAGGCGACCCGCGACCTCGACCCGGCGGAGACCCTGTTCATCGTCGCCTCCAAGACGTTCACCACGCTCGAGACCATGACCAACGCGGCGAGCGCGCGCGCCTGGCTGCTCCAGGGCCTCGGCGACGCCCGGGCGGTCGCCAAGCACTTCGTCGCCCTGTCCACCAACACGGGGAAGGTCACCGAGTTCGGCATCGATCCCACGAACATGTTCGAGTTCTGGGACTGGGTCGGCGGACGGTACTCGATGGACTCGGCCATCGGGCTTTCCACCATGATCGCCATCGGGCCCGAGCATTTCCGCGCCATGCTCGCGGGGTTCCATCGGATGGACGAGCACTTCCGGACCGCGCCGCTCGCGCGCAACCTGCCGGTCCTCCTGGGCCTGCTCACCGTCTGGTACACCGATTTCTTCGGGGCGGAGACCGTCGCAGTGCTGCCCTACGAGCAATATCTCAAGCGCTTCCCAGCGTATCTGCAGCAGCTCACGATGGAGAGCAACGGCAAGCGGGTCACGCTCGACGGGAGCGTGGTGACGTATCCCACCGGCCCAGTGTACTGGGGCGAACCGGGCACCAACGGCCAGCACTCGTTCTACCAGCTCATCCACCAGGGGACGCGGCTCATCCCCTGCGACTTCATCGCCTTCGCGCGCTCCCAGAACCCACTGGGCCCACACCACGATCAGCTCGTGGCCAACGTATTCGCCCAGGCCGAGGCGCTGGCCTTCGGCAAGACGGCGGACGAGGTGCGGGCCGAGGGCACGCCGCCCGCCCTCGTCCCCCATCGGGTATTCGAGGGGAACCGGCCGTCCAACGTGATCCTCGGCCGGGAGCTGACCCCCGAGGCGCTCGGCACGCTCGTGGCACTCTACGAGCACAGCGTCTTCACGCAGGGCACGATCTGGGGCGTGAACTCGTTCGATCAGTGGGGCGTCGAGCTGGGCAAGGTCCTGGCCCAGCGCATCGTGCCCGAGCTGGAGAGCGCGGCCGAGCCCCGGCTCGCCCACGACAGCTCCACCAATGCCCTGATCCGCCGCTACCGGAAGGAGCGGTAGCCGTCGGGCGTCGTCAGCCGGCGAGCTGGTAGAAGCGCTGGGCGTTCAGTCCGAGCACCTTGCGGCGCGCGTCCTCTGCGAGCGGCGCCAGCCGCTCCTTGAGCTCGCAAACGACGCCGAACGACGCATCGATGTGCGGATAGTCCGACGCCCAGATGAAGTAGTCGGCGCCGAGATGCTCGACCATCTGCGCGGTGACGGACTCGTCCGGGTCGGCGGAGATCAGGCACTGCCGGCGGAAGTAGTCGCTCGGCTCCATCCGGATCGGCGTGTGGCGCTTCATCACGCGGTACTTGTGATCGAGCCGGTCGAGCCACGCCGCGATCCAGTTCGAGCCGGCCTCCAGCACCGCGCACTTGAGACGCGGGTAGCGCTCGAACATCCCCGATGCCAGCATCTGGGTGAAGGCGGCCATCACGTCGATGGCGAGGAACGCGATGCTGAAGAGGGCGTCGGAGGGATCCTTCCGCTGCCACTGACGGAACCACTGCCGATCTCGGACGATCACGTGGAAGGCGATCGGCATCTCGAGCTCCTGCGCCGTCTCCCAGAA
Protein-coding sequences here:
- the pgi gene encoding glucose-6-phosphate isomerase encodes the protein MSMHTPLTARPAWKDLNAHYERIRPQHLRALFAADPTRGERLTAEAAGLYLDYSKNRVTDETLALLVRLAEESGLPERIEAMFRGDRINVTEHRAVLHVALRALRDASIVVNGENVMPRVHAVLNRMAGFAESVRIGSWRGYTGKRIRNVINIGIGGSDLGPVMAYEALRHWSARAMTFRFVSNVDGTDLVEATRDLDPAETLFIVASKTFTTLETMTNAASARAWLLQGLGDARAVAKHFVALSTNTGKVTEFGIDPTNMFEFWDWVGGRYSMDSAIGLSTMIAIGPEHFRAMLAGFHRMDEHFRTAPLARNLPVLLGLLTVWYTDFFGAETVAVLPYEQYLKRFPAYLQQLTMESNGKRVTLDGSVVTYPTGPVYWGEPGTNGQHSFYQLIHQGTRLIPCDFIAFARSQNPLGPHHDQLVANVFAQAEALAFGKTADEVRAEGTPPALVPHRVFEGNRPSNVILGRELTPEALGTLVALYEHSVFTQGTIWGVNSFDQWGVELGKVLAQRIVPELESAAEPRLAHDSSTNALIRRYRKER
- a CDS encoding amidohydrolase family protein gives rise to the protein FWETAQELEMPIAFHVIVRDRQWFRQWQRKDPSDALFSIAFLAIDVMAAFTQMLASGMFERYPRLKCAVLEAGSNWIAAWLDRLDHKYRVMKRHTPIRMEPSDYFRRQCLISADPDESVTAQMVEHLGADYFIWASDYPHIDASFGVVCELKERLAPLAEDARRKVLGLNAQRFYQLAG